From Pyrenophora tritici-repentis strain M4 chromosome 1, whole genome shotgun sequence, the proteins below share one genomic window:
- a CDS encoding Ssb, Single-stranded DNA-binding protein has product MSSTFRAAARAPISTRTFARSFSSTRPSQLARMTVVGRLGVAPEEVTVSGDRTLVRYVVGTNYGKGEEKKTSWFRVASFVQGAQKDFLMSVPKGSLLYVDADARMETYTDNEGNKKSNLSLVARNFEVLSRARTEELDANDEGLVQEASG; this is encoded by the exons ATGTCCTCGACCTTCCGCGCTGCCGCTCGGGCACCAATCTCCACTCGGACCTTTGCACGCAGCTTTTCGTCGACTCGCCCCTCGCAACTGGCGCGCATGACGGTTGTTGGCCGTCTTGGTGTTGCACCAGAGGAGGTTACCGTTTCCGGCGACCGGACATTGGTTAGATATGTAGTTGGCACAAACTACGGCAAGGgcgaggagaagaagacgagCTGGTTCAGGGTTGCGAGCTTTGTGCAAGGTGCGCAAAAGGACTTCCTGATGAGCGTGCCCAAGGGATCTCTCCTCTATGTCGACGCCGACGCACGCATGGAGACTTACACAGACAACGAGGGCAACAAGAAGAGCAACTTGAGCTTGGTCGCTC GCAACTTTGAAGTTTTGTCTCGTGCCCGCACCGAAGAACTTGATGCCAACGACGAGGGTCTCGTTCAGGAGGCATCCGGCTAA
- a CDS encoding FabG, Dehydrogenase with different specificities (related to short-chain alcohol dehydrogenase), with amino-acid sequence MSDNGPVTAYPATSITPQNQEGGPGLDAKTDQKAEWSRLEFWDENQKPYLKEYEGRGLLQGKAALITGGDSGIGRAVAILFAREGADVSIVYLPEEEEDAQYVKKKIEEAGRKANLMQLNLRERKNCEQAVEQHMKIFGKLNVLVNNAAMQEMCTDITEIDLDVTEKTFHTNVISMFAMSKYALKHMKRGDCIVNSTSVAAYMSNPSLLDYASTKGAIATFTRGLAQQQAPKGIRVNAVAPGIIWTPLQPATKNNPADAMDSLGVGACPLNRPGMPVEMATCYVHLASPLGSYCTGEVLHGSGGIEMQG; translated from the exons ATGAGCGATAATGGCCCCGTCACCGCGTACCCTGCAACCTCCATCACCCCACAGAACCAAGAAGGTGGCCCAGGTCTCGATGCAAAGACTGACCAAAAAGCCGAGTGGTCGCGTCTAGAGTTCTGGGACGAGAACCAGAAGCCGTATCTCAAGGAGTACGAGGGCCGTGGCTTACTACAAGGCAAGGCTGCTCTGATTACAGGCGGAGACTCTGGTATCGGACGAGCAGTTGCAATTCTATTCGCAAGGGAAGGTGCAGATGTAAGCATTGTATACCTACctgaggaagaggaggatgcACAATACGTCAAGAAGAAGATCGAAGAGGCAGGCCGGAAGGCGAACCTCATGCAGCTCAACCTTCGGGAAAGGAAGAACTGCGAGCAGGCCGTTGAGCAGCACATGAAGATTTTCGGAAAGCTGAACGTACTGGTCAACAACG CCGCCATGCAGGAAATGTGTACAGACATTACAGAGATTGACCTCGATGTAACGGAGAAGACCTTCCACACTAATGTCATCTCCATGTTCGCCATGTCCAAGTACGCACTCAAGCACATGAAACGTGGTGACTGCATTGTAAACAGTACCTCGGTCGCTGCCTACATGTCCAATCCTTCGCTTCTCGACTACGCCAGCACAAAGGGAGCCATTGCGACTTTCACTCGAGGTCTCGCTCAACAACAAGCCCCCAAGGGTATCCGTGTGAACGCCGTTGCCCCAGGAATCAT CTGGACGCCTCTCCAACCCGCCACTAAGAACAACCCTGCAGATGCCATGGACAGCCTTGGCGTTGGCGCTTGTCCATTGAACAGACCAGGTATGCCCGTTGAGATGGCCACATGCTATGTTCATCTTGCCTCGCCACTCGGTTCTTACTGCACTGGCGAGGTACTTCACGGCTCTGGTGGTATCGAGATGCAGGGTTAA
- a CDS encoding Arp, Ankyrin repeat protein, translating to MARSPSRSSDGADSAQSPRVEPRLLKAVEEAKYDETVTIIEHAKAKSQNIDHLLRIGLMRAAERGHVAIAEYFLNSGAKPDGTPDGRLSPLLKAIEKNQVNIVKLLLRLGANADAHDKQGRTALMTAAWKNHFHIMHELLRCGASVNKKDNTGRNVLHNLAADKHCNWGRDVISELLRQNIAIDGPEGQDEQKRTPLHWAASTGKRELCEMLLRRPRLPRANVNAIEVRQKTALHLAVAHGRDDIIEVLLSNGADIMAKSDGSWTPLHNACEQGSVKVLKVLLGAGADINARLLNGMTPLHVAAQAGHVDVVNCLLERKDIKRAAKDTFGITPFLRAAQSKKPARKAIINTLAPHNQVEALSEDALGATRGFHATIVDFGNFHNENKVSRKTVHELLYARDAINPRKPAVAVLPKESKATSFRWIHLPANNMAWVEALLTKAFIEEGAADVEGFKALERSFTHQHRGQQIHSHFMRPLCQSTPRAPRHQDDSDLSDGAEQGLPQITVNKPLGLGIDAVAGAQEPAPSHLPRTPVRSETVSTDQTDWAAGSGSGTLTGREGKTKTKEKTKKAQKWSGSRQAGKRSGGTDTPNRPPPDYHARRTHTSHSLTNSGHLRSPGSPGRKDPTAVAKGNIFAFMPYLHFETNSRRQEMQDAIKTTQTLKERRINDWRTTRQPVKRASTYDEMLLRAHLTSSQVSLHVRRTLDQFFYHNIDTQSRDRDQVVYRYQCKSNEPEHVDPKIFMVDQLWMWTIGKDLIVTAFPQRWQQPRNDPLNVLDGVIEDINSKTRDPVRSVYDLAMIITGRCSGVFDRHRVGDEEYQFLDMFESSIGDATEMETMLFKEFNTASAQASAWLQHHRRPNRFSRHLEAEGRQREHLHRRHAPHHSHAHALIDPPVREQEFDYDDSDRTAAHAPLFVDKLLDIGAETDLLAETKDIRDELNMISKVLEDQRIVLPDMEASIIDIYREEHKSQQDLKKRFRDMLKTIDTHIKDIERMDKQAKRIYESITDLLDLKQKHANAFEARFARDQAAGTARQSQTIMVFTIVTIIFLPLSFIAALFTINIREYPHDPGGDQPSLPLSFVSKYMFGISFAISIPFIAIALSFDAIGDFFREVKRRWRERKARHQQRHHNSNGNDAFININRTEFFDHTVDTRTIEEALSRGRSTAYRTDGRHSIESYLGSLGSARMNSLLPVASRSTGPNPEKGAGNVRVTNTLSGNGNVNGTNGGIAGRLSVDHARNQIPIERISTGFRMRGSGEYART from the coding sequence ATGGCCCGCTCACCCTCACGATCCAGCGATGGTGCCGACTCGGCGCAGAGTCCTCGCGTCGAACCGCGACTCCTCAAAGCTGTCGAAGAAGCCAAGTACGACGAGACGGTTACTATCATCGAGCACGCAAAGGCGAAATCGCAAAATATCGACCACTTGTTGCGCATAGGCTTGATGCGCGCAGCCGAGCGCGGGCATGTAGCTATTGCCGAATACTTTCTGAACAGTGGCGCGAAGCCTGATGGCACACCAGATGGCAGGCTATCACCATTGCTCAAGGCAATCGAGAAGAACCAGGTCAACATTGTGAAGCTTTTGCTGCGGCTTGGGGCCAATGCAGACGCACACGATAAACAGGGACGGACGGCGCTCATGACGGCTGCATGGAAGAACCATTTCCACATCATGCATGAGCTGTTGAGATGCGGTGCTAGCGTTAATAAGAAGGACAACACTGGGAGGAATGTACTACACAACTTGGCGGCCGACAAGCATTGCAATTGGGGACGCGACGTTATCTCCGAGCTGCTGAGGCAAAACATCGCCATTGACGGGCCAGAGGGCCAGGACGAGCAGAAGCGCACTCCATTGCATTGGGCAGCCAGTACGGGAAAGAGGGAGCTATGTGAAATGCTACTGAGGAGACCCAGGCTACCCAGGGCAAACGTCAACGCAATCGAGGTCAGGCAGAAGACGGCGCTTCATTTGGCAGTCGCACATGGCAGAGACGACATCATCGAGGTGTTGCTCAGCAATGGCGCAGATATCATGGCAAAGAGCGACGGATCTTGGACTCCCCTGCACAATGCTTGCGAGCAAGGAAGTGTCAAGGTGCTCAAGGTGTTGTTGGGCGCTGGAGCAGATATCAATGCGCGTCTCTTGAACGGGATGACACCCTTGCACGTGGCAGCACAAGCAGGACATGTTGATGTAGTCAATTGCCTCTTGGAGAGAAAGGATATCAAACGCGCTGCCAAGGACACGTTCGGCATCACACCGTTCTTGCGAGCCGCACAGAGCAAGAAACCTGCGCGCAAAGCTATCATCAATACACTCGCGCCGCACAACCAAGTAGAAGCACTTAGCGAGGATGCGCTGGGCGCGACCCGCGGGTTTCACGCTACCATTGTCGACTTTGGGAACTTTCACAACGAGAACAAAGTCTCACGAAAGACGGTTCACGAGCTTCTGTATGCCCGCGATGCCATCAACCCGAGAAAGCCAGCTGTTGCTGTCCTACCCAAAGAGTCCAAGGCGACAAGTTTTAGATGGATACACCTTCCTGCCAACAACATGGCTTGGGTAGAAGCCTTGTTAACGAAAGCATTCATCGAGGAAGGTGCGGCTGATGTGGAAGGCTTCAAGGCGCTTGAACGGTCTTTTACCCATCAACACCGTGGACAGCAAATACACTCGCATTTCATGAGACCACTGTGTCAGAGCACACCACGTGCGCCAAGACATCAAGATGATTCCGATCTTTCCGACGGCGCTGAACAAGGCCTACCGCAGATCACTGTGAACAAGCCTCTGGGGCTGGGCATCGACGCCGTGGCAGGTGCTCAAGAGCCAGCACcgtcgcacttgcctcgaACGCCTGTGCGCTCAGAGACGGTCAGCACTGACCAGACCGACTGGGCTGCGGGCTCGGGCTCGGGCACTTTGACCGGTAGGGAAGGAAAGACCAAGACCAAAGAAAAGACGAAGAAGGCGCAGAAGTGGTCCGGTTCTAGGCAAGCCGGCAAGCGGTCTGGTGGCACCGACACGCCGAACCGACCTCCTCCAGACTATCATGCCCGACGAACGCACACTAGTCATTCCCTCACAAACAGTGGTCATTTGAGATCGCCTGGTAGTCCTGGCAGAAAGGATCCGACGGCAGTGGCAAAAGGGAACATCTTCGCTTTTATGCCCTATCTGCACTTTGAGACCAACAGTCGACGGCAGGAAATGCAGGATGCGATCAAAACGACCCAGACGCTAAAGGAGCGCAGAATCAACGATTGGCGTACTACCAGGCAGCCTGTGAAGCGGGCGTCGACATATGATGAGATGCTACTCAGGGCTCACTTGACGTCTTCGCAGGTTTCATTGCACGTGCGACGTACCCTGGACCAATTCTTCTATCACAACATCGATACCCAGTCTCGAGACAGAGATCAGGTTGTCTATCGATATCAGTGCAAGTCGAATGAGCCTGAACATGTAGATCCCAAGATCTTCATGGTTGACCAGTTGTGGATGTGGACCATTGGCAAAGACTTGATCGTTACTGCCTTTCCTCAGCGGTGGCAGCAACCTCGTAATGACCCGCTCAACGTGCTCGATGGCGTCATAGAAGACATCAACAGCAAGACAAGAGATCCCGTGCGCAGCGTCTATGATCTTGCTATGATCATCACTGGCCGATGTAGTGGCGTCTTTGATCGTCACAGAGTTGGCGACGAGGAGTATCAGTTCCTCGACATGTTTGAATCGAGTATTGGCGACGCTACCGAGATGGAGACTATGCTGTTCAAAGAATTCAACACGGCGTCTGCCCAGGCCTCGGCTTGGCTGCAACATCATCGTCGCCCAAATCGTTTCTCACGCCATTTGGAGGCCGAAGGGAGACAACGCGAGCACCTCCATCGTCGACATGCGCCGCACCATTCTCATGCGCATGCCCTGATAGATCCTCCTGTGAGGGAACAAGAGTTTGACTACGATGATAGCGACCGAACAGCTGCCCACGCCCCGCTCTTCGTCGACAAGCTCTTGGACATTGGTGCAGAGACGGATCTCTTAGCGGAAACAAAGGACATTCGCGACGAGCTTAACATGATCTCAAAGGTACTAGAAGATCAACGTATTGTCCTCCCTGACATGGAAGCGAGCATCATAGACATTTACCGCGAAGAGCACAAAAGCCAACAGGACCTTAAAAAACGATTCAGAGACATGCTAAAGACGATTGACACGCACATCAAAGACATTGAACGCATGGACAAGCAAGCCAAGCGCATCTACGAATCCATCACCGACCTCCTCGACCTCAAGCAAAAGCACGCCAACGCCTTCGAAGCACGTTTCGCACGCGACCAAGCCGCCGGCACAGCACGTCAAAGCCAAACAATCATGGTCTTCACGATCGTAACAATCATCTTCCTGCCCCTCTCCTTCATCGCCGCCCTCTTCACAATCAACATCCGCGAATACCCCCATGACCCCGGCGGTGACCAGCCCTCGCTGCCCCTATCCTTTGTCAGCAAATACATGTTCGGCATCAGTTTCGCAATCTCTATCCCTTTTATTGCCATCGCCCTCTCCTTCGACGCTATCGGCGACTTCTTCCGCGAAGTCAAACGCCGCTGGCGCGAACGCAAAGCTAGACATCAACAGCGTCATCATAACAGCAACGGCAACGACGCTTTCATCAACATCAATAGAACCGAATTCTTCGATCACACAGTCGATACCCGCACCATCGAAGAGGCGCTAAGTCGCGGTCGCAGCACCGCCTATCGCACCGACGGTAGGCATAGTATCGAAAGCTATCTCGGCAGTCTAGGTAGCGCGCGCATGAATTCTCTACTTCCGGTTGCGAGTCGTAGTACAGGACCGAACCCAGAGAAGGGTGCTGGTAATGTGAGGGTTACAAATACGTTGAGCGGGAATGGCAATGTAAATGGGACAAACGGGGGTATTGCGGGTAGGTTGAGTGTGGATCATGCGAGGAATCAGATTCCGATTGAGAGGATTAGTACAGGGTTTAGGATGAGAGGGAGTGGCGAGTATGCGCGTACTTGA
- a CDS encoding SPS1, Serine-threonine protein kinase has protein sequence MTRSRKPDTNPFYWDAPPRKIDMKIVRPTYKAAEMTCAKFSNRDHLFLKETNMLRYANLLFGGLVRIKDIVVREIETCEILRKHPHPNICRYKGVDYNQHFEVTGLLFDRYDTNLRDFVLDQHHFDVRKCMRDIWEGLAHMHSLGLVHCDIKPCNILVNIAAQRFVVGDFDSTHRNGAPLEIKWGTEGWTPRAGQTDGRAAFEIDLYAFDMLKAWIKAKGNGNPVKGSRYMRTMEILERAKKQIEDQNERRRNVQSNLGAATEASRAQVYRAKVEVPRKMQLSVSSDAKRAEAKQIRRGDEMRLRFYG, from the coding sequence ATGACTCGTAGCCGTAAGCCCGACACAAACCCGTTTTACTGGGATGCACCGCCTCGCAAGATCGATATGAAGATTGTGCGACCCACGTACAAAGCAGCGGAGATGACATGTGCCAAATTTAGCAACAGGGATCACTTGTTTTTGAAGGAGACGAACATGTTGCGATACGCCAACTTGCTCTTCGGTGGCTTAGTCCGTATCAAAGATATCGTTGTACGCGAAATCGAGACGTGTGAAATCTTACGCAAGCATCCACATCCTAATATTTGTCGCTACAAAGGAGTCGATTATAACCAGCACTTTGAAGTGACTGGTCTTCTGTTTGATCGCTACGACACAAACTTACGGGACTTTGTACTAGATCAACACCATTTTGATGTTCGGAAATGCATGCGGGACATCTGGGAAGGTCTGGCACATATGCACTCTCTAGGTCTCGTGCACTGCGACATCAAACCGTGTAACATTCTGGTCAATATCGCAGCGCAACGCTTCGTCGTTGGTGACTTCGACTCTACGCACAGAAATGGCGCACCATTAGAAATCAAGTGGGGAACGGAAGGCTGGACTCCAAGGGCAGGCCAGACAGATGGTCGTGCGGCTTTCGAGATTGACTTGTATGCTTTTGATATGCTGAAGGCTTGGATCAAGGCGAAAGGAAACGGAAATCCGGTGAAGGGAAGTAGGTACATGCGGACGATGGAGATCCTGGAGAGGGCGAAGAAGCAGATTGAAGACCAGAACGAGAGGAGGAGGAATGTGCAGTCCAATTTAGGCGCGGCCACGGAAGCTTCTCGCGCACAGGTTTACAGGGCAAAGGTTGAAGTACCGCGCAAGATGCAATTGAGTGTTTCATCTGATGCCAAAAGGGCAGAAGCTAAGCAGATTCGTAGGGGGGACGAAATGCGCCTGAGGTTTTATGGATAG
- a CDS encoding BaeS, Signal transduction histidine kinase — protein MENLDKLSATGLPIFDLNEENLNRKDWAKTAIGTRDSWPTALTCLVNTCVLPMPHCAAIFWGKDLTVIHNLAWEKARGGLDGQATNARDSYDHEALGTLKTVLRGRTVKVAARYFLKSVPEDKSMQLLLSTILDESGTRQGVLAQLLENQNVDHYMPIEGLDELSRQHQGRRPKDGQSHQSGKHAKTEQADSMQTNMFQRFAELLPNGLAILDKDAEAIFVNDGFFKLTTNKGNNEFRAWPESIHPDDYEDVMSAYRKAFESRTELQIEFRCDVVEPAERQGEQWRLFLLKPLSEEADAGYISAVIDITDIKQAQLTQEKAANEAKERKEQQERFIDMVSHEIRNPLSAVLHLAEEVKEVTKEISIDHDDIRDQVADILDAADTILLCVSHQNTLVDDILSFSKLDSMMLSLVPRQTRPKWEFSQALRVFHSEFKAKNIDFHYAMDVSFEEQNVDNVVADLNRMKQVLVNLITNAIKFTSRKNGERKITVSMGASVKRPTSYPPNVIYFSEEKEAFHLNSTMTSEWGAGAAMYLMVAVKDTGIGISKEGQAKLFERFR, from the exons ATGGAGAACCTCGACAAACTCTCGGCGACGGGGCTTCCCATATTCGACCTTAATGAGGAGAATCTGAACCGCAAAGACTG GGCGAAGACGGCAATAGGTACACGCGACTCGTGGCCCACTGCTCTGACATGTCTTGTCAACACATGCGTGCTGCCCATGCCCCATTGTGCCGCCATCTTCTGGGGCAAGGACCTGACAGTAATCCACAATTTGGCCTGGGAAAAAGCGCGGGGAGGGCTCGATGGCCAGGCCACCAATGCGCGCGACAGCTACGATCATGAAGCACTTGGCACCCTGAAGACAGTGCTGCGAGGGCGAACGGTCAAGGTAG CGGCCAGGTATTTTCTCAAGAGCGTACCCGAGGACAAGAGCATGCAACTGCTCCTCAGTACAATCCTCGACGAAAGCGGCACGCGCCAGGGTGTGCTGGCCCAACTCCTAGAAAACCAAAACGTAGACCACTACATGCCCATTGAAGGCTTGGACGAACTCTCACGCCAGCATCAAGGAAGGCGACCCAAAGATGGACAGAGCCACCAGTCTGGCAAGCACGCCAAGACAGAGCAGGCCGACTCGATGCAGACCAACATGTTCCAGCGATTCGCCGAACTATTGCCCAACGGCCTAGCCATTCTCGACAAAGACGCCGAGGCCATCTTCGTCAACGACGGCTTCTTCAAACTCACAACCAACAAGGGCAACAATGAGTTCCGCGCCTGGCCCGAAAGCATACATCCCGACGACTACGAAGACGTCATGTCGGCCTACCGCAAAGCATTCGAAAGCCGGACAGAGCTGCAGATAGAGTTTCGGTGCGACGTTGTGGAGCCCGCCGAGAGGCAGGGCGAGCAGTGGCGGCTGTTTCTGCTAAAGCCATTGAGTGAAGAAGCCGATGCCGGCTATATCAGCGCCGTCATCGACATTACCGACATCAAGCAGGCCCAGCTGACACAAGAAAAAGCTGCAAACGAGGCCAAGGAGCGCAAGGAACAGCAGGAGAGGTTTATAGACATGGTTTCACACGAAATTCGTAACCCACTTTCTGCTGTCTTGCACTTGGCCGAAGAAGTGAAGGAGGTCACCAAAGAGATTTCCATCGACCATGACGACATCCGCGACCAGGTAGCCGATATTCTGGACGCGGCCGATACCATACTCTTGTGCGTCTCGCATCAAAACACCCTTGTAGACGATATTCTATCCTTTTCCAAGCTCGACTCCATGATGTTATCCTTGGTGCCTCGCC AAACAAGACCTAAGTGGGAGTTTTCGCAAGCACTCAGAGTGTTTCATTCTGAATTCAAGGCGAAGAACATTGATTTTCATTATGCCATGGATGTCTCGTTTGAAGAGCAAAATGTAGACAATGTTGTCGCGGATCTCAATCGCATGAAGCAAG TCCTGGTCAACCTCATAACCAATGCCATAAAGTTCACCTCTAGGAAAAACGGGGAACGAAAGATTACAGTCTCCATGGGCGCTTCTGTGAAGCGCCCCACGTCTTATCCTCCCAATGTCATCTACTTTAGTGAGGAAAAAGAAGCCTTCCATCTCAACTCAACAATGACCTCAGAGTGGGGCGCTGGCGCCGCCATGTACTTGATGGTTGCTG